From a region of the Desulfovibrio sp. genome:
- a CDS encoding acetate kinase has protein sequence MKILVINAGSSSCKYQLLEMDTRAVLCSGLAERIGQEGGRLTHKIAPDTDKEEKLVREAFFPTHVEAMELVIALLTDPEKGVIKDKSEIYAIGHRVLHGGEAVSDPVLVNERVKQIVEECAVLGPLHNPANLMGIEVAEKLFPGVPNVAVFDTEFGMGMPKEAFMYALPYEMYEELRIRRYGFHGTSHKYIASATAQFLGKPLSELRSITMHLGNGSSMSCVKNGKCFDTSMGLTPLEGLVMGTRCGTIDPAIVPFIMEKKGLSPAEADTLMNKKSGLLGLCGYTDMRDVHAQVEKGNDRAELALKLLVRSIKKTLGSYFFLLEGNVDALVFTAGIGENDDIVRAMVCEGLEAFGIKLNKEENGTRKPGARIITTPDSKIPVIIIPTNEELQIALATVEVLKK, from the coding sequence GGAAGGCGGACGTCTTACCCACAAAATCGCCCCTGATACCGACAAGGAAGAAAAGCTGGTTCGCGAAGCCTTCTTCCCCACCCATGTGGAAGCCATGGAACTGGTTATCGCCCTTTTGACCGACCCCGAAAAGGGCGTGATCAAGGACAAGAGCGAAATCTACGCCATCGGTCACCGTGTGCTGCACGGCGGCGAAGCCGTGAGCGACCCGGTGCTGGTGAACGAACGCGTGAAGCAGATTGTGGAAGAATGCGCCGTGCTTGGCCCCTTGCACAACCCTGCCAACCTCATGGGCATTGAAGTGGCCGAAAAGCTCTTCCCCGGCGTTCCCAATGTGGCCGTGTTCGATACCGAATTCGGCATGGGCATGCCCAAGGAAGCCTTCATGTACGCCCTGCCCTACGAAATGTACGAAGAGCTGCGCATCCGCCGTTACGGCTTCCACGGCACCTCGCACAAGTACATCGCCAGTGCAACCGCCCAGTTCCTTGGCAAGCCCCTTTCCGAGCTGCGTTCCATCACCATGCACCTCGGCAACGGTTCTTCCATGAGCTGCGTCAAAAACGGCAAGTGCTTTGACACCAGCATGGGGCTCACCCCGCTGGAAGGCCTTGTGATGGGTACCCGCTGCGGCACCATCGACCCGGCCATTGTGCCCTTCATCATGGAAAAGAAGGGCCTCAGCCCCGCCGAAGCCGACACCCTGATGAACAAGAAGTCGGGCCTGCTGGGCCTGTGCGGCTACACCGACATGCGCGACGTGCATGCCCAGGTGGAAAAGGGCAACGACCGTGCCGAGCTGGCCCTCAAGCTGCTTGTGCGCAGCATCAAGAAGACCCTTGGCTCTTACTTCTTCCTGCTTGAAGGCAACGTGGACGCCCTGGTGTTCACCGCCGGTATCGGCGAAAACGACGACATCGTGCGTGCCATGGTGTGCGAAGGCCTCGAAGCCTTTGGCATCAAGCTCAACAAGGAAGAAAACGGCACCCGCAAGCCCGGCGCGCGCATCATCACCACGCCCGACAGCAAGATTCCCGTTATCATCATCCCCACCAACGAAGAGCTGCAGATCGCTCTCGCCACAGTGGAAGTGCTGAAAAAGTAA